In a genomic window of uncultured Flavobacterium sp.:
- a CDS encoding molybdopterin-dependent oxidoreductase, which yields MQNTKIKTTCSYCGVGCGIIVTNDAKNGVMVSGDKDHPVNKGMLCSKGMNLHYVVNDTSDRILYPEMRGSKSYPLERVSWDTALDRAAAVFTSIIKKHGPDSVGFYISGQCLTEEYYLVNKLVKGFLKTNNIDTNSRLCMSSAVVGYKKTFGEDSVPIAYDDIELADTFLITGANPAWCHPILFRRIEKHKEKNPKVKIIVVDPRRTDTAAFADLHLQILPGSDIILYHAIAKRIIEKGYVDHDFVKNNAENFKQYKDLVLNTSFEKASKLCGISVNDIKLAADIIGKAKGFISLWAMGLNQSAVGVDKNTALLNLSLLTGQIGKPGSGPFSLTGQPNAMGGREVGGMSTLLAAHKDIANPEHRKEVADFWGVNEISDKPGLTATEMFEALESGKMKAVWIICTNPMVSLPDSRRIEKALQNAKFVVVQDISHNADTSKYADLLLPAAGWLEKEGTMTNSERRISYLPKGINAPGEALSDIEILIRFAKKMNFHGFNFNSAEEIYKEHCALTKNTNIDISFLNYHRLKTEGTFQWPVPDYGHPGTPRLFTDKKFYTPSQKAIFNLPTAIENTSEQPSPQFPFILTTGRVRDQWHTMTKTGKVSRLMTHTPSPVLEINPIDAYKNDIKNGDIIVVSSKNGEVRVKAKVTDSIKEKVVFLPMHWGKQLENDLNRTNNLTNTVVDPVSKEPDFKYTTVAISKYVKPFQKIAIIGAGAASFRFIQNYREFNWTDEIIVFSNEINPFYNRVLLPEYMTGEFTWEQLLKVKDGEALNKLNITMKAGVAIDKINAKEKTIIDSLGEIHTYDSLIMATGSRPFIPENAQLHLPGRFTVRRKEDADRLKKHLDSTNLPPEEQHVVIIGGGLLGLELAAALKHKKVKTTIIQRASRLMERQLDLISSKLLAEEVQLRDIQIYFDNEVSTVFETENPNEIEIALKSGRIITANAIVYTIGTIPNIEIARETGLACGRGVKVNQYLQSSNPDIYAIGEIAEFDNKLFGITSAAEEQANILANFMAGDISSFYKGSILMNILKLEDINLCSIGDLTIPENDDSYEEIVFADLKKRYYKKCIVKDDLLVGAILMGDKNEFAEFKTMIESKIELSDKRNSLLRGSSNAKPVLGKLVCSCSQVGAGNIEDAIKSGVNDFTDLCKNTGAGLGCGSCKTEVKEILAKCKV from the coding sequence ATGCAAAATACCAAAATCAAAACTACTTGTTCCTATTGTGGCGTTGGCTGCGGAATTATCGTAACTAATGATGCTAAAAATGGCGTGATGGTTTCGGGTGACAAAGATCATCCTGTCAACAAAGGAATGTTATGTTCGAAAGGAATGAATTTGCATTATGTAGTCAATGATACTTCTGACCGAATTTTATATCCTGAAATGCGTGGTAGTAAATCCTATCCGCTGGAACGCGTAAGTTGGGATACGGCTCTTGATCGTGCCGCTGCGGTTTTTACTTCAATTATAAAAAAACATGGTCCCGATAGCGTTGGTTTTTATATTTCAGGGCAATGTTTAACCGAAGAATATTATTTGGTTAACAAACTAGTAAAAGGCTTTTTGAAAACCAATAATATCGATACCAATTCCAGACTTTGCATGAGTTCAGCCGTTGTGGGCTATAAAAAAACTTTTGGAGAAGATTCTGTTCCAATTGCTTATGATGATATCGAATTGGCCGATACTTTCCTGATTACAGGCGCAAATCCGGCTTGGTGTCATCCTATTTTATTTCGAAGAATTGAAAAACACAAAGAGAAAAATCCGAAAGTAAAAATCATTGTTGTAGATCCAAGACGAACAGATACAGCAGCTTTCGCCGATTTGCATTTGCAGATTCTTCCCGGATCTGATATTATTTTATATCACGCAATCGCCAAACGCATTATCGAAAAAGGATATGTAGATCACGATTTTGTAAAAAATAATGCCGAAAATTTCAAACAATATAAAGACCTTGTTTTAAATACTTCTTTCGAAAAAGCTTCTAAACTTTGTGGTATTTCGGTAAACGATATCAAACTTGCCGCAGACATTATCGGGAAAGCAAAAGGATTTATTTCGCTTTGGGCAATGGGATTAAATCAAAGTGCCGTTGGCGTTGATAAAAATACCGCTTTATTAAATTTATCTTTATTAACGGGACAAATTGGAAAACCGGGTTCTGGTCCGTTTTCATTAACGGGACAACCCAACGCAATGGGCGGACGAGAAGTTGGCGGAATGTCAACCTTACTCGCTGCACACAAAGACATTGCAAATCCGGAACATCGCAAAGAAGTTGCTGATTTTTGGGGCGTTAATGAAATCTCAGATAAACCGGGTTTAACGGCAACAGAAATGTTTGAAGCTTTAGAATCTGGAAAAATGAAAGCCGTTTGGATTATTTGTACCAATCCTATGGTGAGTTTACCGGATTCCCGCAGAATCGAAAAAGCTTTGCAAAATGCCAAATTTGTTGTTGTTCAGGATATTTCGCATAATGCGGATACTTCAAAATATGCCGATTTATTATTGCCCGCAGCAGGTTGGTTAGAAAAAGAAGGAACTATGACCAACTCTGAACGTCGAATTTCTTATTTGCCTAAAGGAATTAATGCGCCCGGAGAAGCTTTATCGGACATTGAAATTTTAATTCGCTTTGCTAAAAAAATGAATTTTCATGGTTTTAATTTCAATAGTGCCGAGGAAATTTACAAAGAACATTGTGCGTTAACCAAAAATACAAATATTGATATTTCATTTTTAAATTATCATCGACTAAAAACCGAAGGCACTTTTCAATGGCCAGTTCCGGATTATGGACATCCGGGAACTCCTCGCCTTTTTACTGATAAAAAATTCTATACGCCTTCGCAAAAAGCGATTTTCAATTTACCAACAGCAATTGAAAATACATCAGAACAACCAAGTCCGCAATTTCCGTTTATACTAACAACAGGAAGGGTTCGCGATCAATGGCATACAATGACCAAAACCGGAAAAGTATCCCGATTAATGACGCATACTCCAAGTCCGGTTTTAGAAATAAACCCAATTGATGCTTATAAAAATGATATCAAAAACGGTGATATAATTGTTGTTTCAAGCAAAAACGGAGAAGTTCGTGTTAAAGCAAAAGTGACTGATTCTATCAAAGAGAAAGTAGTTTTTCTGCCAATGCATTGGGGAAAACAACTGGAAAATGACTTGAACCGAACTAATAATTTAACCAATACAGTTGTTGATCCGGTTTCTAAAGAACCTGATTTTAAATACACTACAGTTGCGATTAGCAAATACGTAAAACCTTTTCAGAAAATTGCAATTATTGGTGCCGGAGCAGCTTCTTTTAGATTTATTCAGAACTATCGGGAATTTAATTGGACAGATGAAATTATTGTTTTTTCGAATGAAATAAATCCGTTTTACAATCGCGTATTGCTTCCGGAATATATGACGGGCGAATTTACGTGGGAACAATTATTAAAAGTTAAAGATGGTGAAGCTTTAAATAAGCTGAACATTACCATGAAAGCGGGCGTTGCAATTGATAAAATAAATGCCAAAGAAAAAACAATAATCGATAGTCTTGGCGAAATCCATACTTATGATTCTCTGATAATGGCAACCGGAAGTCGTCCTTTTATTCCTGAAAATGCACAACTTCATCTTCCGGGACGATTTACGGTAAGAAGAAAAGAAGATGCCGATCGTTTAAAAAAACATCTTGACAGCACCAATTTGCCTCCTGAAGAACAACATGTTGTAATTATTGGCGGAGGATTATTAGGTTTAGAATTAGCCGCAGCTTTAAAACATAAAAAAGTAAAAACAACCATTATTCAAAGAGCTTCACGTTTGATGGAACGCCAATTAGATTTAATTTCGAGTAAATTATTGGCCGAGGAAGTTCAGCTTCGTGATATTCAGATTTATTTTGATAATGAAGTAAGTACAGTTTTTGAAACCGAGAATCCAAATGAGATAGAAATCGCCCTTAAAAGCGGTAGAATCATAACCGCAAATGCGATTGTTTATACTATTGGAACAATTCCGAATATTGAAATTGCGCGCGAAACCGGACTTGCATGTGGTCGCGGCGTAAAAGTAAATCAGTATTTACAATCTTCAAATCCTGATATTTATGCTATTGGAGAAATAGCTGAATTTGATAATAAATTATTCGGAATCACTTCTGCCGCTGAAGAACAGGCAAATATTCTCGCTAATTTTATGGCGGGCGATATTAGTAGTTTCTACAAAGGCTCGATTTTGATGAATATTCTAAAATTAGAAGATATTAATTTATGTAGTATCGGAGATCTTACGATTCCAGAAAACGACGATTCTTACGAAGAAATTGTCTTTGCCGATCTAAAGAAACGTTATTACAAAAAATGCATCGTAAAAGACGATTTGCTTGTTGGAGCGATTTTAATGGGCGATAAAAATGAATTTGCCGAATTTAAAACGATGATCGAAAGTAAAATCGAATTATCGGATAAAAGGAATTCATTATTAAGAGGAAGTTCAAACGCAAAACCTGTTTTAGGAAAATTAGTTTGTTCCTGCAGTCAGGTTGGAGCAGGAAATATCGAAGACGCAATTAAAAGTGGTGTAAACGATTTCACTGATTTATGTAAAAATACCGGCGCCGGATTGGGTTGCGGAAGCTGTAAAACAGAGGTTAAAGAGATTCTAGCGAAATGTAAAGTTTAA
- a CDS encoding rubredoxin, which yields MELTRLIVKGGVISPGELREVVNIAMDQGLNSISFGSRQDIIFPKGLKTIDKEKIGKHHFVFPNEKSGNNIVSSYVSTDIFRNTNWLTGNKFLYVLEQFKEQPKLKVNINDPKQQLVPLFTGHLNFIASEHEDYWYLYIRLPKWERMEVYPVLIYSWDISKLYYEIEKITNEESYDIDVLFSLVSETLDTNNRTIDKPLNIPFYPFPYYEGMNRMGIDQYWLGLYWRNNLYDLDFLREMCDLCFDCKIGKICITPWKSFIIKGIPKDRKLEWEKFLGKRGINVRHSLLELNWHLPVAMEWALNLKTFLVRTLDQFDISTYGLTFGISEYNRDGHYFTSIVVEKNELPKDLESIKIRDTYNVLFAKNFDANTREYIVHSQDIDKLELPTILIELSRKYFDELGNSIPDAIENSQKKEKPQLDIYQCQECLTLYNSEYGDKTQGISKGTLFTDLPETFCCSLCESPKSNFKILEVIAN from the coding sequence ATGGAACTAACAAGATTAATAGTAAAAGGAGGCGTTATTTCGCCTGGAGAATTACGAGAAGTAGTTAATATCGCTATGGATCAAGGTTTAAATTCAATTTCCTTTGGTTCAAGACAAGATATTATTTTTCCGAAAGGATTAAAAACTATAGACAAAGAAAAAATTGGCAAGCATCATTTTGTGTTTCCAAATGAAAAAAGCGGCAATAATATTGTTTCTTCTTATGTTTCTACAGACATTTTCAGAAATACGAACTGGTTAACCGGAAACAAATTTTTGTACGTTTTAGAGCAGTTTAAAGAACAGCCGAAACTAAAAGTCAATATCAATGATCCAAAACAGCAACTTGTTCCGTTGTTTACCGGTCATCTCAACTTTATAGCTTCAGAACATGAGGATTATTGGTATTTATACATTCGTTTACCAAAATGGGAACGCATGGAAGTTTATCCCGTTTTAATTTATAGCTGGGATATTTCGAAGCTTTATTACGAAATTGAAAAAATCACAAACGAAGAATCTTATGATATTGATGTGCTTTTTAGTTTAGTCAGCGAAACTTTAGATACAAATAACAGAACGATTGACAAACCGCTAAATATTCCGTTTTATCCGTTTCCTTATTATGAAGGAATGAACAGAATGGGAATCGATCAATATTGGCTTGGTTTATATTGGAGAAATAATTTGTACGATTTAGATTTTCTTAGGGAAATGTGTGATTTGTGTTTCGATTGCAAAATTGGCAAAATATGTATCACGCCATGGAAATCATTTATTATAAAAGGAATTCCGAAAGACCGAAAACTGGAATGGGAAAAGTTTTTAGGAAAAAGAGGAATCAACGTCCGTCATTCTTTATTAGAATTGAACTGGCATTTGCCTGTTGCAATGGAATGGGCTTTGAATCTTAAAACTTTTCTGGTTCGAACGCTTGACCAATTTGACATTAGTACTTATGGATTAACTTTTGGAATATCTGAATACAATCGTGACGGACATTATTTTACTTCGATTGTAGTTGAAAAAAATGAGTTGCCAAAAGACCTTGAATCGATAAAAATCAGAGACACTTATAATGTTTTATTTGCGAAGAATTTCGATGCGAATACCCGAGAATATATTGTGCACTCGCAAGATATTGACAAACTTGAATTACCAACAATCCTGATCGAATTGAGTAGGAAGTATTTCGATGAACTCGGAAATTCTATTCCCGATGCAATAGAAAATTCGCAGAAAAAAGAAAAACCTCAGCTTGATATTTACCAATGTCAGGAATGCTTAACGCTTTACAATTCTGAATACGGAGATAAAACTCAGGGAATCTCAAAGGGAACTTTGTTTACTGATTTACCCGAAACCTTTTGTTGCTCTTTATGTGAATCTCCAAAGAGTAATTTTAAGATTCTTGAAGTTATAGCAAATTAA
- a CDS encoding MarR family transcriptional regulator, whose product MSKAEDNTFSVEKPEESSGFLLWQVTNLWQREIKKALEEHNITHSQFVLMASIHWLTLHKQEVTQIILSAHTKIDPMTTSTVLRTLQQKSLITRQEHATDTRAKVVVLNDLGKEIIKKAIVTVEDFDRKFFSVMGVNTKDLNQNLIALLEQK is encoded by the coding sequence ATGAGTAAAGCAGAAGATAATACCTTTAGTGTTGAAAAACCGGAAGAAAGTTCTGGTTTTTTGCTGTGGCAAGTAACGAATCTTTGGCAACGCGAGATCAAAAAAGCTTTAGAAGAACACAATATAACGCATTCGCAGTTTGTATTGATGGCGAGTATACATTGGCTTACGCTTCATAAACAAGAAGTTACACAAATTATTCTTTCGGCACATACAAAAATTGACCCAATGACGACTTCGACAGTTTTGAGAACTTTGCAACAAAAAAGTCTCATTACAAGACAAGAGCATGCTACAGATACAAGAGCAAAAGTCGTTGTGCTTAATGATTTAGGAAAAGAGATCATTAAGAAAGCAATTGTAACGGTCGAAGATTTTGATCGAAAATTCTTTTCTGTGATGGGAGTAAATACGAAAGATTTAAACCAAAATTTAATAGCATTATTAGAACAGAAATAA
- a CDS encoding EVE domain-containing protein: protein MRTKKYWIATISKEHAQRAINGGFIQVCHGKEGPLKRLQKEDYILIYSSKITMEGNEKCQCFTALGKVVGDEVYAFQMSENFVPFRRNIQFVKANEVSILPLIENLEFIPNKKSWGYPFRYGFFEINENDFNFITSKMISKTNVTDNS, encoded by the coding sequence ATGAGAACGAAGAAATATTGGATAGCAACCATATCAAAAGAGCACGCACAAAGAGCTATAAATGGCGGATTTATTCAGGTTTGTCATGGAAAAGAAGGACCATTGAAGAGATTGCAAAAGGAAGATTATATTTTAATTTACTCTTCTAAAATAACAATGGAAGGAAATGAAAAATGCCAATGTTTTACAGCTTTAGGAAAAGTAGTCGGTGATGAAGTATATGCTTTTCAAATGAGTGAAAATTTTGTGCCTTTTAGGCGAAATATTCAATTTGTGAAAGCTAATGAAGTTTCGATACTTCCGTTAATTGAAAATCTGGAGTTTATACCCAATAAAAAATCCTGGGGATATCCATTTCGTTATGGATTCTTTGAAATCAACGAAAATGATTTTAACTTTATAACTTCAAAAATGATTTCTAAAACAAACGTTACTGATAATTCGTAA
- a CDS encoding SRPBCC family protein: MWSKSHSVVTKAVTKEQMWNLFVDVNNWHTWDTGIEYAKLVDNFEKGNHFLLRPKGGPNVKVELLEVIENKRFLDVTNFPLAKMYDEHIFEETPDGLKITNIITVKGLLGFLWVKLVAKKIVDALPIDVQEQIKAASKL, encoded by the coding sequence ATGTGGTCAAAATCTCATTCAGTAGTAACAAAAGCGGTGACGAAGGAGCAAATGTGGAATTTATTTGTAGATGTAAATAATTGGCATACTTGGGACACAGGAATTGAATATGCCAAATTAGTGGACAATTTTGAAAAAGGAAATCATTTTTTACTACGACCAAAAGGCGGTCCGAATGTAAAAGTTGAATTATTGGAAGTTATAGAAAACAAAAGATTTCTGGATGTTACTAATTTTCCTTTAGCCAAAATGTATGATGAACATATATTTGAAGAAACTCCTGATGGATTAAAAATTACGAATATTATAACCGTAAAAGGATTATTAGGTTTTCTTTGGGTGAAATTAGTAGCAAAAAAGATCGTCGATGCTTTGCCGATCGATGTTCAGGAACAAATTAAAGCAGCATCTAAATTATGA
- the moaA gene encoding GTP 3',8-cyclase MoaA: MMPSKTILTDDFGRKHNYLRISLLEKCNLRCTYCMPADGIALSPKASLMTADEIFDLAQIFVENGVDKIRLTGGEPLLRKDFPEIVSKLSTLNTSLSITTNGILIDRHIDVLKQANIKKINLSLDTLIASKFNSITLRNQFEKVIDNMHLLLNNDFHVKVNVVLIKGFNDNEIIDFIKLTQFLPISIRFIEFMPFAGNQWDRSKMVSQNEVLSKIEESFTLDKIQKLKDEKNFTARTYKIKDFQGDFGIISSITNPFCDGCNRIRLTANGKIKNCLFSHSETDLLTPFRNGESITNLISESIKNKKKIRSGMVSISEMDDPKLHFDNRSMIAIGG, encoded by the coding sequence ATGATGCCCTCTAAAACCATTTTAACGGATGATTTTGGACGAAAACACAATTATTTGCGTATTTCGTTGTTAGAGAAATGCAATTTACGTTGTACGTATTGCATGCCTGCTGACGGAATCGCATTGTCTCCAAAAGCCAGTTTAATGACGGCTGATGAGATTTTTGATTTGGCCCAAATTTTCGTAGAAAATGGTGTAGATAAAATAAGATTAACAGGCGGAGAACCTTTGCTAAGAAAGGATTTTCCCGAGATAGTATCTAAATTATCGACTTTAAATACTTCGCTTTCAATTACTACAAATGGTATTTTAATCGATCGTCATATTGATGTTTTGAAGCAAGCCAATATTAAAAAAATCAACTTAAGTTTAGATACTTTAATTGCTTCTAAGTTTAATTCTATAACGCTAAGAAATCAGTTTGAGAAAGTAATTGATAATATGCATTTACTTCTCAATAACGATTTTCATGTAAAAGTAAATGTCGTTTTAATAAAAGGATTTAATGATAATGAAATAATTGATTTTATTAAATTAACTCAGTTTTTACCCATTTCAATTCGTTTTATTGAGTTTATGCCTTTTGCCGGAAACCAGTGGGACAGAAGTAAAATGGTATCGCAAAACGAAGTCTTATCAAAAATAGAGGAATCTTTTACTTTGGATAAAATTCAAAAACTGAAAGACGAAAAAAACTTTACGGCCAGAACTTATAAAATAAAAGACTTTCAGGGAGATTTCGGGATTATAAGTTCGATTACAAACCCGTTTTGTGATGGTTGTAACCGAATCCGCCTGACGGCAAACGGGAAAATTAAAAATTGCTTGTTTTCTCATTCTGAAACAGATTTACTGACGCCTTTTAGAAACGGTGAATCTATCACAAATTTGATTTCGGAATCTATCAAAAACAAGAAAAAAATCAGATCCGGAATGGTTAGTATTTCTGAAATGGATGATCCAAAACTTCATTTTGATAATCGCAGCATGATTGCGATTGGAGGATAA
- the moaCB gene encoding bifunctional molybdenum cofactor biosynthesis protein MoaC/MoaB, which produces MVDITHKISTLRAATATAIVKVSKEETIDAVVNNLVPKGNVLEMAKTAGLFAVKNTHLSIPDCHPIPIEFTSVEYKIEGLTIEIIFNVKTVYKTGVEVEAMHGASIVALTMYDMLKPIDKEIEISTIKLISKEGGKSSFKNKFPNVIKAAVFVCSDSIFAGDKEDRSGKIIVEKLTSYGVEAAHYEIIPDEFDIIQEKTKAFAKEHQLIIFTGGTGLSPRDVTPEALAPLLESRIPGIEEAIRDYGKQRMPYAMLSRTVAGTLGKSLVLALPGSTNGARESMDAVFPHVMHVFHILKGKNHDAL; this is translated from the coding sequence ATGGTTGATATTACGCATAAAATAAGCACTTTAAGAGCTGCAACGGCAACAGCAATTGTCAAAGTTAGTAAAGAGGAAACAATTGATGCTGTGGTAAATAATCTTGTGCCAAAAGGAAATGTGCTTGAAATGGCGAAAACCGCTGGATTATTTGCAGTGAAAAACACCCATTTATCGATTCCGGATTGTCATCCAATTCCAATTGAATTTACTTCGGTAGAATATAAAATTGAAGGTTTGACAATTGAGATTATTTTCAATGTAAAGACAGTTTACAAAACCGGAGTTGAGGTTGAAGCAATGCACGGCGCATCAATTGTTGCGTTGACGATGTATGATATGTTGAAGCCAATTGATAAAGAAATCGAAATTTCGACTATTAAATTAATAAGCAAAGAAGGCGGAAAATCTTCTTTCAAAAATAAATTTCCAAATGTAATTAAAGCGGCAGTTTTTGTTTGCTCTGATTCAATTTTTGCAGGAGATAAAGAAGATCGTTCCGGAAAAATTATAGTTGAAAAATTAACTTCTTACGGAGTTGAAGCGGCGCATTATGAAATTATTCCTGATGAATTTGATATTATTCAGGAAAAGACAAAAGCTTTCGCGAAAGAACATCAATTAATTATTTTTACCGGAGGAACCGGATTGTCGCCAAGAGATGTAACACCGGAAGCTTTAGCACCATTGCTGGAAAGCAGAATTCCAGGAATCGAAGAAGCAATCAGGGATTACGGAAAGCAAAGAATGCCGTATGCGATGTTATCCAGAACAGTTGCAGGAACATTAGGAAAAAGTTTGGTTTTGGCTTTGCCGGGATCAACAAACGGAGCCAGAGAATCTATGGATGCCGTTTTTCCCCATGTAATGCATGTTTTTCATATTTTAAAAGGTAAAAATCATGATGCCCTCTAA
- a CDS encoding molybdenum cofactor biosynthesis protein MoaE, protein MSKNVFVEGPISSEFIAESIAKHQSKHTIGAHNIFLGQVRADVIHDNTVVAIDYSAYTDMANEALHTIREKAFAKFDLTCMHIYHSLGVVKAGEICLFVFVSATRRKQVYEATEAIVNWIKTDVPIFGKEMFENDTFTWKQNNNG, encoded by the coding sequence ATGAGTAAAAATGTATTTGTAGAAGGACCAATTTCTTCAGAATTTATAGCAGAATCGATTGCAAAACACCAATCAAAACACACGATTGGTGCGCATAACATTTTTTTAGGACAAGTTCGCGCTGATGTTATTCATGACAATACAGTTGTTGCGATTGATTATTCGGCATATACGGATATGGCAAACGAGGCTTTGCATACAATTCGTGAAAAAGCTTTTGCTAAATTCGACTTAACATGCATGCACATTTATCATAGTTTAGGAGTAGTAAAAGCGGGAGAAATTTGTTTGTTCGTATTTGTTTCGGCAACGCGACGAAAACAAGTTTATGAAGCTACGGAAGCCATCGTAAACTGGATAAAAACAGATGTACCGATTTTTGGAAAAGAAATGTTTGAAAACGATACATTCACCTGGAAACAAAACAATAATGGTTGA
- a CDS encoding HesA/MoeB/ThiF family protein, translating into MNTEERYNRQIILPEIGEIGQQKLTKAKVLIIGAGGLGSAVLPYLAAAGVGEIGIVDDDVIEISNLHRQVIYKSSAVGKYKVDEAKLMVSELNPSVKVNAIPERLSAKNAISLFEKYDIIVDATDNIAIKYLINDACIITKKPMVYGSIFRFQGQVSVFNYQNGPTYRCLYPDENTQSANCEDAGVIGISVGIIGMFQANEVIKMILEIGEVLSGKILVYNILNNEQQKYDFEKNTDIKINKEAFEEKYKEVKNTVEEISVNEILNEIDNVEVLFLDVRNEDEVPKINFRNVTQIPLLNLENEIEKLDKNQTIYVFCQSGIRSKIAVELLQKYKFRNIKSITGGALMLHQLLKREIKV; encoded by the coding sequence ATGAATACAGAAGAACGCTATAATCGACAAATAATTCTTCCGGAAATTGGAGAAATTGGACAGCAGAAACTAACAAAAGCCAAGGTTTTAATTATCGGAGCCGGAGGTTTAGGTTCGGCTGTATTGCCTTATTTGGCTGCTGCCGGTGTTGGCGAAATTGGGATTGTAGATGATGATGTTATTGAGATTTCAAATTTGCATCGACAAGTAATTTATAAGAGTTCAGCGGTTGGGAAATACAAAGTCGATGAAGCTAAATTGATGGTTTCTGAATTGAATCCTTCAGTGAAAGTTAATGCAATTCCTGAAAGATTGTCCGCAAAAAATGCGATTTCATTATTCGAAAAATATGATATTATTGTTGATGCAACAGATAATATTGCCATCAAATATTTGATTAACGACGCTTGTATAATTACGAAAAAACCAATGGTTTACGGATCTATTTTTAGATTTCAAGGTCAGGTTTCGGTTTTTAATTATCAAAACGGACCAACTTACAGATGTTTGTATCCGGATGAAAATACGCAATCTGCCAATTGTGAAGACGCCGGAGTAATTGGAATATCAGTTGGAATTATAGGAATGTTTCAAGCCAATGAAGTTATCAAAATGATTCTGGAAATAGGAGAAGTTTTAAGTGGTAAAATATTGGTATATAATATTTTAAATAATGAACAACAAAAATATGATTTCGAAAAAAATACTGATATTAAAATAAATAAAGAAGCTTTCGAAGAAAAATATAAAGAAGTTAAAAATACTGTTGAAGAAATTTCTGTGAATGAAATTCTGAATGAAATTGATAATGTTGAAGTTCTTTTTTTAGATGTTAGAAACGAAGATGAAGTTCCAAAAATAAATTTCAGGAACGTAACTCAGATTCCACTTTTAAACTTAGAAAATGAAATTGAAAAACTGGATAAAAACCAAACAATTTATGTTTTCTGTCAATCCGGAATAAGAAGTAAAATTGCAGTTGAATTGCTTCAGAAATATAAGTTTAGAAATATAAAAAGTATTACTGGCGGTGCTTTGATGTTGCACCAGTTATTAAAAAGAGAAATAAAAGTTTGA
- a CDS encoding MoaD/ThiS family protein: MIEIKYFGAVAEKTKCEFEKVSFSDISLEELLQDLENKYQFDSLSFSVAINQKIVPKGTGYKLQTSDVVALLPPFAGG; encoded by the coding sequence ATGATTGAGATTAAATATTTTGGAGCTGTCGCCGAAAAGACCAAATGTGAGTTTGAGAAAGTTTCTTTTTCAGATATATCATTAGAGGAATTATTGCAGGATTTAGAAAATAAATACCAGTTTGATTCCCTTTCATTTAGTGTGGCGATCAATCAAAAAATAGTACCAAAAGGAACAGGTTACAAGTTACAAACAAGTGATGTTGTTGCTTTATTGCCTCCGTTTGCCGGAGGATAA